A genome region from Pseudanabaena sp. Chao 1811 includes the following:
- a CDS encoding SufE family protein — protein sequence MSSPTHLPEAIDRIVQRFQRLSDPKLRYEQLILYGKKLEAFPETLKTPENKVQGCVSQVYVVAKLDTNERVVFAGDSDALISKGFVGLLSVCMGGLTQKEIELLTPDFIKDTGLVASLTPSRANGFYNVFKKMQQQAIEIELPSVR from the coding sequence ATGTCAAGCCCGACCCATTTACCTGAAGCCATCGATCGCATTGTCCAGCGATTTCAGAGGCTCTCCGATCCAAAGCTACGTTATGAGCAACTGATTTTATACGGGAAGAAACTCGAAGCATTTCCCGAAACTCTCAAAACCCCTGAAAACAAAGTGCAGGGATGTGTATCACAGGTATATGTGGTAGCGAAATTAGATACCAACGAGCGAGTCGTATTTGCAGGTGACTCGGATGCGCTGATTAGTAAAGGATTTGTCGGTTTGCTATCGGTCTGTATGGGCGGCTTAACCCAAAAGGAAATTGAGTTGCTCACACCCGACTTTATTAAAGACACAGGTTTAGTCGCCAGCCTTACGCCATCTCGCGCCAATGGCTTTTATAACGTCTTCAAAAAAATGCAACAACAGGCGATCGAAATTGAATTACCCAGTGTTCGCTAA
- a CDS encoding bacteriohemerythrin: MTLTLTKPIAYWHTDYETGNLQVDQEHQELFEIVNVLHDAVVTKQDFDTMYEILNRLASHTVEHFQTEETLMLSINYPDYERHKQTHDHLVNKVSHLLKKFRDRDAITTDITQFLTEWLSHHIKGEDQKMIRFFQKDNFNESAKRSH, encoded by the coding sequence ATGACATTGACTTTGACGAAACCGATCGCTTATTGGCATACAGACTATGAAACTGGCAACTTACAGGTAGATCAAGAACATCAAGAACTCTTTGAAATCGTGAATGTTTTGCATGATGCCGTGGTCACAAAGCAGGACTTTGACACCATGTATGAAATCTTAAATCGCTTAGCTAGTCACACAGTTGAGCATTTTCAGACCGAAGAAACCTTAATGTTGTCCATCAATTATCCTGACTATGAGCGACATAAACAGACCCATGATCATCTCGTCAATAAGGTGTCTCATCTACTAAAGAAATTTCGCGATCGCGATGCCATTACTACCGATATCACCCAATTCCTGACTGAATGGCTGTCTCACCACATCAAGGGTGAAGACCAGAAGATGATTCGCTTCTTTCAAAAAGACAATTTTAATGAGAGCGCAAAGCGCTCTCATTAA
- the hemN gene encoding oxygen-independent coproporphyrinogen III oxidase → MNTLEQTVKFDINLLHKYNQPVPRYTSYPPATELHENFEQIDFRGAIAAGNLQKTPLSLYAHIPFCDAPCYFCGCNTVISTRKEIAEPYLGYLIRHIEQVAATVDRDRLVQQMHWGGGTPNYFSFDQVERLWHSFQKHFTFEQDAEISIEVNPRSLTKEYLQGLRDLGFNRISFGIQDFNPQVQEAVNRIQPEDMLFDGMRWMREVGFEGVNVDLIYGLPYQNLETFHETLAKTIALNPDRVAVFNFAYVPWLKPLQKKKIDPATLPSPEEKLQIMEMTIETLTKHGYVFIGMDHFAKPNDELAIAQRQGKLHRNFQGYTTKPESDLLGFGMTSISMLQNVYTQNHKGLQDFYKAIDAGELPIERGVKLNADDILRRSIIMELMCQFELSQREIESKYHLTCDRDFGKYFADERLKLRQLEADGLIELRQDHIEVKPAGRLLIRNIASVFDSYLVKNETGRFSKSI, encoded by the coding sequence ATGAATACATTAGAGCAAACAGTTAAGTTCGACATTAACCTCTTACATAAGTACAACCAGCCCGTACCAAGATATACAAGTTATCCTCCTGCAACAGAACTCCACGAAAATTTTGAACAAATCGATTTTCGTGGAGCGATCGCTGCAGGAAACTTGCAGAAGACACCACTATCCCTCTATGCCCATATTCCCTTTTGTGATGCGCCCTGCTATTTTTGCGGCTGCAACACCGTAATTAGCACTCGCAAAGAAATTGCGGAACCCTATCTAGGATATTTGATTCGCCATATTGAGCAGGTTGCCGCAACGGTAGATCGCGATCGCCTCGTCCAACAAATGCACTGGGGCGGCGGCACTCCCAATTATTTCTCTTTCGATCAAGTGGAACGTCTGTGGCATTCTTTCCAAAAGCATTTTACCTTTGAGCAAGATGCCGAAATTTCCATTGAGGTCAATCCGCGATCGCTAACTAAAGAATATCTACAGGGCTTAAGAGATCTCGGCTTTAACCGTATTAGCTTTGGCATTCAGGATTTTAATCCCCAAGTTCAAGAAGCAGTCAATCGGATTCAACCTGAAGACATGCTCTTTGATGGAATGCGCTGGATGCGTGAAGTGGGATTTGAAGGCGTGAATGTGGATTTAATCTATGGATTGCCCTATCAAAACCTAGAGACATTCCATGAAACCCTCGCGAAAACCATTGCTCTCAATCCTGATCGCGTTGCCGTATTTAACTTTGCCTATGTGCCTTGGCTAAAGCCTTTACAAAAGAAGAAGATCGATCCCGCAACTTTGCCTTCCCCTGAAGAGAAGTTGCAAATCATGGAAATGACAATTGAAACTTTGACCAAGCATGGCTATGTGTTCATTGGTATGGATCACTTCGCTAAGCCCAATGATGAATTAGCGATCGCGCAACGTCAAGGAAAACTACACCGCAATTTTCAGGGATATACCACCAAGCCTGAGTCTGACCTCTTGGGATTTGGGATGACTTCGATCAGTATGCTGCAAAATGTCTATACCCAAAATCATAAGGGCTTGCAAGACTTTTACAAGGCGATCGATGCAGGTGAGTTACCCATCGAACGTGGTGTCAAGCTGAATGCCGATGACATTTTGCGTCGTTCCATCATTATGGAATTGATGTGTCAATTTGAACTTTCACAGAGGGAAATTGAATCTAAATATCATCTAACCTGCGATCGCGATTTTGGTAAATACTTTGCCGACGAACGCTTAAAGTTGCGCCAGTTAGAGGCTGATGGCTTGATTGAATTGAGACAAGACCACATTGAGGTTAAGCCTGCGGGAAGGTTGCTGATCCGTAATATTGCCTCGGTCTTTGATAGCTATCTCGTCAAAAACGAAACAGGCAGATTTTCTAAATCTATTTAA
- a CDS encoding helicase-related protein yields the protein MNSGWSGWGDWLGTGIIAVVDRSFLPFEEARKFVHKLQLKNNQEWTTWRKSEARPDNIPSAPEKVYKDTGWESLGDWLGTNVVAPQNKSYRSFESAKLFVHKLQLQSRQEWNNWVKTNLQPDDIPADPTKVYKNQGWKGWGDWLGTGTVAVFNRKYRSFEEARKFVHQLNIKSRQEWIEWTKSGNKPEDIPTNPHDVYKNKSWLGYGDWLGIINLWRPNAILSFLYSLKPILLSLESSELYAIMRQNGMIASLGNKQKNAETLKKIKDLGSDEDQDKEAKFNEIVNQLEELTNKEESKPENTESDLDDDVDTEELEKDVVPDDSKTVSNDLPQLKSFDSLKAVDLLVEAGITSDYETIEFLICNRVSALWQTCLNNDPTFDLDRLRNETGGTYFQTIRDRFLSQHDGAANLTIPNGYNFPYPPNLMQRLTAYRILTERRIGNWSGVGAGKTISAIFASRVINAKFTIIIAFNSTIEGWAKAIAQVYPDSIIYQKERGEISVDRKQHNYLILNFEKFQQPYSAELVGNILANHQIDFVVIDEIQNVKQRDPSPNKESKRRKTLNYLLSEASRQNPELCVLGMSATPVINNLYEAKALLEMTRGEKFDELKTFSTIANALAMHEKLMLHGIRYRPNYKIAIAESFPEISGEHLRPQLIAAIKTSPLAVEQVLLSAKIDTIIAHLKTGTLIYTHYVDGMVEPLRKAIAAAGYKVGLFTGVEDTKDRDSAKQKFIAREIDILIGTAPIGTGVDGLQYVCDRLIIASLPWTHAEYEQLVGRIYRQKSSFAKVEVIIPQVILDHQGDIWSWDRQYRWSRIQWKKSLADTAIDGVIPKGELASEKVVLQKAGEALQTWINRVDSGDIYEINREELRVTLPEAIAKILQRRFGDFSAMNNRFNNSYSHTTGDRLKANPEEWYQYHHLYRAARETWQEIPYEKIAEKLQNYTNLQIGDFGCGEAKLAELLPNHQVHSFDHIAINAKVQACDISHTPLPDATLDVAIFSLSLMGLNYADYLQEAHRTLKGGGSLLIAETITRWIDKKQELLDLIDSLGFTVVKEQTSDRFLYINATKPLISII from the coding sequence ATGAATTCAGGATGGAGTGGATGGGGAGATTGGCTGGGGACAGGGATAATTGCAGTTGTTGATCGTAGCTTTTTACCTTTTGAGGAAGCGCGAAAGTTTGTTCATAAACTTCAGTTAAAAAATAATCAAGAATGGACAACATGGAGAAAATCAGAAGCCAGACCTGATAACATACCGTCTGCTCCTGAAAAAGTTTATAAAGATACGGGTTGGGAAAGTCTAGGTGATTGGCTAGGTACAAATGTAGTTGCTCCGCAAAATAAAAGTTACCGATCATTTGAGTCTGCAAAACTATTTGTCCATAAACTTCAATTACAAAGTAGGCAGGAATGGAATAATTGGGTAAAAACTAACTTGCAACCTGATGATATTCCTGCTGATCCTACTAAAGTTTACAAGAATCAAGGTTGGAAAGGTTGGGGTGATTGGTTAGGAACTGGTACAGTTGCAGTCTTTAATCGTAAATATCGCTCATTTGAGGAAGCTCGTAAGTTTGTACATCAACTTAATATCAAAAGTAGGCAAGAGTGGATAGAGTGGACAAAATCAGGAAATAAGCCTGAAGACATCCCTACTAATCCTCATGATGTATATAAGAATAAAAGTTGGTTAGGTTATGGAGACTGGTTAGGTATCATCAATTTATGGCGACCAAATGCCATTCTGAGCTTTTTATATAGCCTAAAGCCTATCTTATTAAGCTTAGAGTCTTCTGAACTTTATGCAATCATGAGACAAAATGGCATGATTGCCTCTCTTGGGAACAAACAGAAAAATGCTGAAACACTTAAAAAGATTAAAGATTTAGGTTCTGATGAAGATCAAGATAAAGAAGCTAAATTTAATGAGATAGTTAATCAGTTAGAAGAATTAACAAACAAAGAAGAAAGTAAACCCGAAAATACTGAAAGTGATCTTGATGATGATGTAGATACCGAAGAATTAGAAAAAGATGTAGTTCCTGATGACTCTAAGACTGTATCTAATGACCTACCTCAACTAAAATCCTTTGACTCTCTAAAAGCAGTTGATTTACTTGTAGAAGCAGGAATTACCTCAGATTATGAAACCATAGAATTTCTAATCTGTAATCGCGTTAGCGCCCTATGGCAAACCTGCCTAAACAACGACCCCACCTTTGACCTAGACAGACTTCGCAACGAAACAGGCGGCACATACTTTCAGACGATCCGCGATCGCTTCCTCAGTCAACACGATGGCGCAGCAAACCTAACCATACCCAACGGCTATAACTTCCCATATCCACCCAACCTGATGCAACGCCTCACTGCCTATCGCATCCTCACGGAAAGAAGGATCGGCAACTGGTCAGGAGTTGGCGCAGGGAAAACCATATCCGCTATCTTTGCCAGTCGCGTCATTAACGCCAAATTCACGATCATCATCGCCTTTAACAGCACCATCGAAGGATGGGCAAAAGCGATCGCCCAAGTCTATCCCGACAGCATCATTTACCAAAAAGAACGCGGTGAAATCAGCGTAGATCGCAAACAACATAACTATCTCATCCTCAACTTCGAGAAATTCCAACAACCCTACTCCGCCGAACTTGTCGGCAACATCCTCGCCAATCACCAGATCGATTTTGTCGTCATCGATGAAATCCAAAACGTCAAACAACGCGATCCCAGTCCCAACAAAGAAAGCAAACGCCGCAAAACCCTTAACTACCTACTCTCCGAAGCATCCCGCCAAAATCCTGAACTCTGCGTCTTAGGCATGAGCGCCACACCCGTAATCAACAACCTCTACGAAGCCAAGGCACTGCTAGAAATGACTAGAGGCGAAAAATTTGACGAGCTGAAAACCTTCAGCACAATCGCCAATGCCCTTGCCATGCATGAAAAACTGATGCTTCATGGCATCCGCTATCGTCCCAATTACAAGATTGCGATCGCCGAAAGCTTTCCCGAAATCTCAGGCGAACACCTGCGCCCCCAACTCATCGCCGCCATCAAAACCAGCCCCCTCGCCGTCGAGCAAGTCCTCCTCTCAGCTAAAATCGACACCATTATCGCCCATCTCAAAACAGGAACCCTCATCTATACCCACTATGTCGATGGTATGGTCGAACCACTCCGCAAGGCGATCGCCGCCGCAGGTTACAAGGTGGGCTTATTCACAGGCGTAGAAGATACTAAAGACCGTGATTCCGCCAAACAGAAATTCATCGCCAGAGAAATCGACATTCTCATCGGCACGGCTCCCATCGGCACAGGCGTAGATGGACTGCAATATGTCTGCGATCGCCTGATTATTGCCAGCCTCCCTTGGACTCATGCCGAATACGAGCAACTAGTCGGGCGCATCTATCGCCAAAAATCATCCTTTGCTAAAGTCGAAGTAATCATTCCCCAAGTTATCCTCGACCATCAAGGCGATATCTGGTCATGGGATCGCCAATACCGATGGAGTCGCATCCAATGGAAAAAGTCCCTCGCTGACACCGCGATCGATGGCGTAATTCCCAAAGGCGAACTCGCATCGGAAAAAGTCGTCCTCCAAAAAGCAGGAGAAGCCCTACAAACATGGATCAATCGCGTTGACAGTGGCGACATCTACGAAATCAACCGTGAAGAGTTACGCGTCACCTTACCCGAAGCGATCGCTAAAATCCTACAACGCCGCTTTGGGGACTTCTCAGCGATGAACAACCGCTTCAATAATTCCTACAGCCACACCACAGGCGATCGGCTCAAAGCCAATCCCGAAGAATGGTATCAATACCACCACCTCTATCGCGCCGCCCGTGAAACATGGCAGGAAATTCCCTACGAAAAAATTGCCGAAAAACTTCAAAACTATACCAATCTCCAGATCGGTGACTTCGGTTGCGGTGAAGCCAAACTCGCCGAATTACTTCCCAATCACCAAGTCCATTCCTTCGACCACATCGCCATCAACGCAAAAGTACAAGCCTGTGACATCTCCCATACACCTCTCCCAGATGCAACCCTCGATGTCGCCATCTTTTCCCTATCTCTTATGGGTCTAAACTACGCTGACTATCTTCAAGAAGCCCATCGCACCCTCAAGGGCGGCGGCAGTCTCCTCATCGCTGAAACCATCACTCGATGGATAGATAAAAAACAAGAATTGCTAGATTTAATCGACAGTTTAGGATTTACCGTTGTGAAAGAACAAACAAGCGATCGCTTCCTTTACATCAATGCTACAAAACCTTTGATATCGATCATCTGA
- a CDS encoding iron-containing alcohol dehydrogenase family protein, with amino-acid sequence MSDTLTVEALPILAIAPAQLLRGNGILAQLPKYLSRYGNKALVIAGETAGQVTASYFQNTDREIIHAPAIADCSDANLAMLRRLVQQENPHVIVGIGGGKVLDTAKLVAHQCQLPIVTVPTTGATCAAWTALSNVYDAHGAFDYDVTLDRCPDMMFVDYDVIATAPKRTLVSGIGDAIAKWYESSVSSGSSEKTMVIAAVQEARILRDILFQKSAEAIANPNSQAWREVVDASVCLAGAIGGIGGANCRTVAAHAVHNALTHLHQTHGTLHGEKVAYGILVQLRLEEFQGNQLAASSRHQLLKFYQEIGLPTTLADLGLSQVTLAELEHIAAIACQPNSDIHRLPFTVSPSQVLAAMVSTTSPITATV; translated from the coding sequence ATGTCAGACACACTTACGGTGGAAGCATTACCGATTTTAGCGATCGCACCAGCCCAACTTTTACGGGGAAACGGGATTTTAGCGCAACTCCCGAAATATTTGTCACGCTATGGGAATAAAGCTCTAGTCATTGCTGGGGAAACCGCAGGTCAAGTTACTGCAAGCTATTTCCAAAATACCGATCGCGAAATTATCCATGCACCAGCGATCGCCGATTGCAGTGATGCAAATTTAGCAATGCTGCGTCGCCTCGTCCAGCAGGAAAATCCCCATGTGATTGTCGGTATTGGTGGTGGCAAAGTCCTTGATACTGCGAAATTAGTCGCCCATCAATGTCAGTTACCGATTGTCACCGTACCGACCACTGGTGCAACCTGTGCCGCATGGACAGCCCTTAGCAATGTCTATGATGCTCATGGAGCCTTTGATTATGACGTGACCCTCGATCGCTGTCCTGACATGATGTTTGTGGACTATGACGTAATCGCTACGGCTCCCAAGCGCACCCTCGTCTCAGGCATTGGCGATGCGATCGCCAAATGGTACGAGTCCTCCGTCAGTAGTGGCAGTAGCGAGAAAACGATGGTCATCGCCGCCGTACAAGAAGCAAGAATCCTGCGTGATATTTTGTTTCAAAAGTCTGCCGAAGCGATCGCTAACCCCAATAGTCAAGCATGGCGCGAAGTTGTCGATGCATCGGTATGTCTTGCGGGTGCGATCGGTGGGATCGGTGGCGCAAATTGTCGCACTGTCGCCGCCCATGCGGTTCACAATGCATTAACGCATCTGCATCAAACCCACGGCACATTGCATGGCGAAAAGGTTGCCTATGGCATTTTGGTGCAATTGCGTCTAGAGGAATTTCAAGGCAATCAACTCGCTGCTTCGTCGCGGCATCAATTGCTGAAGTTTTATCAAGAGATTGGCTTACCGACCACCCTTGCCGATCTCGGCTTAAGTCAAGTCACTCTTGCCGAATTAGAACATATTGCCGCGATCGCCTGTCAGCCCAATTCCGATATTCATCGCTTACCCTTCACTGTTTCCCCTAGCCAAGTTCTGGCGGCGATGGTTTCTACTACCAGTCCAATTACCGCCACCGTCTAA
- a CDS encoding biliverdin-producing heme oxygenase has protein sequence MSHLANRLREGTQKSHTAAENTAFMKCFLKGIVETVPFRKLLANLYLVYSTLEEEFRRHQQHPIVGKLYFQELNRQQNLEQDLAFYYGENWRSEIVPLKAGQAYVDRLKEISNTDPALLIAHSYTRYMGDLSGGQALKHIVRSALDLPDEHGTTFYEFDQLPTVEAKKDFKDKYRQALDSLEVDEATVERIVEEANYAFTLNRNVVDELEADVRAVIDPHVFELLTKQDRVGSTERRGHPVTV, from the coding sequence ATGAGTCACCTAGCTAACCGTCTGCGCGAAGGTACACAGAAATCACATACTGCCGCAGAGAACACTGCATTTATGAAATGCTTTCTCAAGGGAATTGTGGAGACCGTTCCTTTTAGGAAATTATTGGCAAATCTTTATCTTGTGTATAGCACCCTCGAAGAGGAATTTCGTCGGCATCAGCAACATCCTATTGTTGGCAAATTATATTTCCAAGAACTCAATCGCCAACAAAATTTAGAACAGGATTTAGCCTTCTATTATGGTGAAAATTGGCGTTCCGAAATTGTGCCTTTAAAAGCAGGACAAGCCTACGTCGATCGCCTCAAGGAAATTTCTAATACTGATCCTGCGTTGCTGATTGCCCATTCCTATACCCGTTATATGGGCGATTTATCTGGCGGTCAAGCCTTGAAGCATATCGTGCGATCGGCACTCGACTTACCCGATGAGCATGGTACAACTTTTTACGAATTTGACCAATTGCCAACGGTAGAAGCCAAGAAGGATTTTAAAGATAAATATCGTCAAGCTTTGGATTCCCTTGAGGTGGATGAGGCAACGGTTGAAAGAATTGTCGAAGAGGCAAATTATGCTTTTACCCTCAATCGGAATGTGGTTGATGAGTTAGAAGCAGATGTGAGAGCGGTCATTGATCCCCATGTATTTGAACTACTAACCAAACAGGATCGGGTTGGTAGTACCGAACGTCGTGGACATCCTGTAACGGTATAG
- a CDS encoding transposase, whose amino-acid sequence MESIVKHAQGLVYSLICLMPSVYQKASLNAILGLFLEAQGHPYPEHTQVKSASALSRFLNHYNWSTRGLIRATRLSILGQIAKHRPSKRVPLKILIDLTTLEKSGKFLHLSNPTPNEPDPWVRILNGKRGLHLVVLYLVYGEWRVPWSFRVWRGKGYSSPSDLACKLLGTVPKQLTQGKTVIVLADTEFSTVKFFNAVRAKSWRIVVGVRNNRKLQDGRTVKQLYPHGKRGQLILLEGLSTPLTISWFWLKRADSKRELRFVVSSHPYSGAYLVMLGRKRWAIEGFFKTIKHRFGLHCFGQSTKLGVYRWLILSLLSYLLAHWIDQWSFPPILDWKATCDLTLSVLFPSVLWLKLLRYLQISADIAARHGFEIILKPIPT is encoded by the coding sequence ATGGAAAGCATCGTTAAGCACGCCCAAGGTTTAGTGTATAGCCTAATTTGTCTGATGCCAAGTGTGTATCAAAAAGCAAGTCTGAATGCAATATTAGGGCTATTTCTGGAAGCGCAAGGGCATCCCTATCCAGAACATACACAGGTAAAATCAGCGAGTGCATTAAGCCGATTTCTCAATCACTATAACTGGTCAACAAGAGGACTAATTCGAGCAACAAGGCTGTCAATTTTGGGGCAAATCGCCAAGCATCGCCCATCGAAGAGAGTGCCATTAAAGATACTGATAGACCTGACCACCTTAGAAAAAAGCGGCAAGTTTTTACATTTGAGCAATCCCACCCCAAACGAACCAGACCCATGGGTGAGAATCCTCAACGGAAAGCGAGGACTACATCTGGTTGTACTGTATCTGGTCTATGGAGAGTGGCGCGTACCATGGAGTTTTAGAGTATGGCGCGGCAAAGGATACTCCAGTCCCTCTGACTTAGCTTGTAAGTTATTGGGGACAGTACCCAAGCAACTAACCCAAGGCAAGACTGTGATTGTCCTTGCTGATACTGAGTTTAGTACGGTGAAGTTTTTCAATGCTGTCCGCGCCAAGTCTTGGCGCATCGTTGTCGGTGTCCGCAACAATCGTAAACTTCAAGATGGACGTACCGTCAAACAACTTTATCCCCATGGCAAACGTGGACAACTAATTTTACTGGAAGGGCTAAGTACGCCTTTGACGATCTCTTGGTTCTGGCTCAAAAGAGCCGATAGTAAACGGGAGTTACGCTTTGTGGTCTCTTCTCATCCTTATTCTGGCGCTTATCTGGTGATGTTAGGTCGTAAGCGTTGGGCGATTGAGGGATTCTTCAAAACCATCAAACATCGCTTTGGTTTGCATTGTTTTGGGCAATCTACAAAACTTGGCGTTTATCGTTGGCTTATCCTCTCTCTGCTTTCTTATCTTTTGGCTCATTGGATTGATCAATGGTCGTTTCCTCCCATCTTGGACTGGAAAGCTACCTGTGATTTAACCCTTTCTGTTTTATTCCCTTCTGTCCTTTGGTTGAAACTTCTCAGGTATCTTCAAATTAGTGCCGATATTGCTGCTCGTCATGGCTTTGAAATTATTCTCAAACCCATTCCCACTTGA
- a CDS encoding DUF2513 domain-containing protein — translation MLTLYLYLQNDRPSSPTKPDRLFPHHQTTIAPSTPNTRSPILCKSTSDRTLITHKTRSPIPHIKQRSPLTKPKNYLIKSGITIKKAMAMKRDMNLIRELVLRLEDSKAELYVSTLQVDGYSEEEIAYNAYLLIDSGLAEGKKSTKYNQMADVLPVAKTLTNLTWEGYEFFDSIKNNSVWQKTLNYVKDKGGNAPFAAIAQLAVLFAKQNLGLQ, via the coding sequence TTGCTGACATTATATCTTTATTTACAGAACGATCGCCCCTCATCACCCACAAAACCCGATCGCCTTTTCCCACATCATCAAACAACGATCGCACCCTCAACACCCAACACCCGATCGCCTATTCTCTGCAAATCAACCAGCGATCGCACCCTCATCACCCATAAAACCCGATCGCCTATTCCCCACATCAAACAGCGATCGCCCCTCACCAAGCCTAAAAATTATTTGATAAAATCAGGTATTACCATCAAAAAGGCAATGGCTATGAAAAGAGATATGAATCTAATTCGCGAACTTGTCTTACGGTTAGAAGATTCTAAAGCAGAACTATATGTATCAACTTTACAAGTGGATGGATACTCGGAAGAAGAAATTGCTTACAATGCCTACCTATTAATTGATAGTGGACTAGCAGAAGGCAAGAAATCTACAAAATACAATCAAATGGCAGACGTTCTTCCTGTAGCCAAGACCTTGACTAACTTAACTTGGGAAGGTTACGAATTTTTCGACTCCATTAAAAATAATTCTGTCTGGCAAAAAACACTTAATTATGTGAAAGATAAAGGCGGTAACGCACCGTTTGCAGCCATAGCTCAGCTTGCTGTATTGTTTGCTAAGCAAAACTTGGGATTGCAATAG
- the acsF gene encoding magnesium-protoporphyrin IX monomethyl ester (oxidative) cyclase: MVSIQSRPEPELLRDGIKIPVKETLLTPRFYTTDYDAVAQMDTSSQQAELEAVVEELRTDYNRNHFKRDKEFEQSWEHIDEETRAAFIDFLERSCTSEFSGFLLFKELSRQLKDRNPLLSEAFNLMARDEARHAGFLNKAMKDFHLSLDLVNMTKKRSYTFFKPEWVIYSVYLSEKIGYWRYILVHYHMQNHPENRFYPLFKYFESWCQDENRHGDFFKVLLRSQPDLWGTWQAKLWARFFLLTVFATHTITVFERADFYKSIGLDARQYNKDVVINTNKTSISAFPAVLDTSHPEFFPRLEKCADYNFQLMAINDSDRPQFVKTLQKWPLFLAIFWQLLLVYLLKPIDAEAQRGKVH, encoded by the coding sequence ATGGTTTCTATCCAATCTAGACCCGAACCCGAACTCCTCCGTGATGGCATTAAAATTCCTGTTAAAGAAACTCTATTAACACCAAGGTTCTACACCACCGACTATGATGCGGTTGCCCAGATGGATACTTCTTCGCAACAGGCGGAACTTGAAGCTGTGGTCGAAGAACTGCGTACTGACTACAATCGCAATCACTTCAAGCGCGATAAGGAGTTTGAACAGTCTTGGGAACATATTGATGAGGAAACCCGCGCCGCCTTCATTGACTTTCTAGAGCGTTCTTGCACTTCCGAATTTTCAGGCTTTCTGCTGTTTAAGGAATTATCGCGTCAACTCAAAGATCGTAATCCTCTCTTATCGGAAGCCTTTAACCTGATGGCTAGAGATGAAGCACGCCATGCAGGCTTCTTAAATAAAGCAATGAAAGATTTTCATCTATCGCTGGATTTGGTCAATATGACGAAAAAACGCAGCTATACCTTCTTCAAACCAGAATGGGTAATTTACTCGGTTTACCTCTCTGAGAAAATTGGTTATTGGCGCTATATTCTCGTGCATTATCATATGCAGAATCATCCTGAAAACCGCTTCTATCCTCTTTTCAAATACTTTGAAAGTTGGTGTCAAGATGAAAATCGTCATGGCGATTTCTTTAAGGTGCTATTGCGATCGCAGCCCGATTTATGGGGAACATGGCAAGCCAAACTCTGGGCGCGTTTCTTCCTGTTGACCGTATTTGCCACCCACACAATCACTGTATTTGAACGGGCTGATTTCTATAAATCCATCGGTTTAGATGCTCGCCAATACAATAAGGACGTGGTGATCAATACTAACAAAACCTCGATCAGTGCCTTTCCTGCGGTATTAGATACCAGTCATCCCGAATTTTTCCCTAGATTAGAGAAATGTGCTGACTACAATTTCCAACTGATGGCAATTAATGATAGCGATCGCCCCCAATTTGTGAAGACCTTACAAAAATGGCCCCTATTCCTCGCAATTTTCTGGCAATTGCTACTGGTGTATCTACTCAAACCCATTGATGCTGAAGCTCAACGGGGCAAAGTTCATTAA
- a CDS encoding type II toxin-antitoxin system VapC family toxin: MREFFLDTSFAIALSAITDQNHAKAVELAEQIESQNICLVTTQAILLEIGNALSKQKYRAAAIQLLESLESDPNVKIVPLTNELYDAAFQLFRSRQDKEWGLVDCISFVVMQSHSITEALTADDHFNQAGFRALLK; the protein is encoded by the coding sequence ATGCGTGAATTTTTTTTAGATACATCCTTTGCGATCGCACTATCCGCAATTACAGATCAAAACCATGCAAAAGCAGTAGAACTAGCTGAACAGATTGAATCTCAAAATATATGCCTAGTAACCACTCAAGCAATTTTATTGGAAATTGGAAATGCACTTTCCAAACAAAAATATAGAGCCGCCGCAATCCAACTTCTTGAATCACTAGAATCAGATCCAAACGTTAAAATAGTTCCTCTAACAAATGAACTATATGACGCTGCATTTCAATTATTCAGAAGCCGCCAAGATAAAGAATGGGGATTAGTTGATTGTATTTCATTCGTAGTTATGCAAAGTCATTCAATTACCGAAGCCTTAACTGCTGATGACCATTTCAATCAAGCAGGATTTCGAGCATTATTAAAATGA